The following are encoded in a window of Phaseolus vulgaris cultivar G19833 chromosome 3, P. vulgaris v2.0, whole genome shotgun sequence genomic DNA:
- the LOC137806786 gene encoding endo-1,3;1,4-beta-D-glucanase-like yields the protein MAGNQGHSNSPVLNASSGAGHVTNIGGLNSYVTASPLAILAILLVSDVFGYKAPLFRKLADKVAAAGFYVVVPDFFYDDPFDPDNVNRPLPVWLQDHEPEEGFEAAKPVIEALKSKGFSAVGVAGFCWGGKTVTDLGKSKHVEAAVLLHPAYVEVNDIRGIKTPIAILGGQNDTITPPNLIKQFKQILQDAKPKVRSEVKIFPNVGHGWTVRYDPNDPKAVKAAEKAHRIMIDWFDKYLKD from the exons atgGCAGGAAACCAAGGTCATTCAAACTCTCCAGTCCTGAATGCATCAAGTGGTGCTGGCCATGTTACCAATATTGGTGGTCTTAATTCCTATGTCACTGCTTCCCCTCTCGCCATCCTCGCCATTCTTCTTGTTTCCGATGTTTTTG GATATAAAGCACCACTTTTCAG GAAGCTTGCAGACAAGGTTGCAGCTGCTGGGTTTTATGTTGTAGTTCCTGATTTCTTCTATGACGACCCTTTTGATCCTGATAATGTGAACAGACCCTTACCTGTTTGGTTACAAGATCATGAACCG GAAGAAGGTTTTGAAGCTGCAAAACCTGTTATTGAAGCCTTAAAAAGTAAAGGTTTTTCTGCTGTTGGAGTTGCTGGTTTTTGTTGGGGAG GTAAGACCGTTACCGACCTTGGGAAATCCAAACATGTAGAAGCTGCTGTGCTATTACATCCAGCATATGTCGAAGTGAATGACATCCGTG GTATAAAGACTCCTATTGCTATTCTCGGTGGTCAGAATGATACAATTACTCCTCCAAAtcttataaaacaatttaaacaaATCCTACAAGATGCTAAACCTAAG GTTCGTAGTGAGGTAAAAATATTTCCTAACGTCGGACATGGTTGGACTGTGAGGTACGATCCTAATGATCCAAAAGCTGTGAAGGCTGCTGAGAAGGCTCATCGAATCATGATAGATTGGTTTGATAAATATCTTAAGGATTGA